A genome region from Sphingorhabdus sp. SMR4y includes the following:
- the nuoI gene encoding NADH-quinone oxidoreductase subunit NuoI: MSIAQTIKAFTLWEFIGAHLLTLKYFFKAKKTINYPYEKNPISPRFRGEHALRRYPNGEERCIACKLCEAVCPAQAITIEAEPREDGSRRTTRYDIDMTKCIYCGFCQEACPVDAVVEGPNFEYATETREELIYDKSKLLENGDKWERAIAANLAADAPYR; encoded by the coding sequence ATGAGTATTGCACAAACCATCAAGGCCTTCACCCTTTGGGAATTTATCGGCGCGCATCTGCTGACGCTGAAATATTTCTTCAAGGCGAAGAAGACGATCAACTATCCCTATGAAAAGAACCCGATTTCGCCGCGGTTCCGGGGCGAGCATGCGCTGCGTCGCTATCCCAATGGCGAGGAACGCTGCATCGCCTGCAAGCTGTGCGAAGCGGTTTGTCCGGCGCAGGCGATCACGATCGAGGCCGAGCCGCGCGAAGACGGTTCGCGCCGGACCACGCGCTATGACATCGACATGACCAAGTGCATCTATTGCGGTTTCTGTCAGGAAGCCTGCCCGGTTGATGCGGTCGTCGAGGGGCCGAATTTCGAATATGCGACGGAAACGCGCGAAGAGCTGATTTACGACAAATCGAAGCTGCTCGAAAATGGCGACAAATGGGAGCGGGCAATCGCGGCAAACCTTGCCGCCGATGCGCCCTATCGGTAA
- the nuoK gene encoding NADH-quinone oxidoreductase subunit NuoK, with amino-acid sequence MIGIEHYLVVSSILFVMGMLGIFLNRKNVIIILMAIELILLAVNLNFVAFSAFLGDMTGQIFAMFILTVAAGEAAIGLAILVIYFRQRGTIAVDDVNRMKG; translated from the coding sequence ATGATTGGTATCGAACATTATCTCGTCGTCAGCTCGATCCTGTTCGTGATGGGCATGCTCGGCATCTTTCTCAATCGCAAGAATGTCATCATCATCCTGATGGCGATCGAACTGATCCTGCTCGCGGTGAATCTCAACTTTGTCGCGTTCAGCGCCTTTCTCGGCGACATGACCGGGCAGATTTTCGCCATGTTCATCCTGACCGTGGCCGCAGGCGAGGCCGCTATCGGGCTGGCCATTCTCGTGATCTATTTCCGTCAGCGCGGCACTATTGCCGTCGATGATGTCAACCGGATGAAGGGGTGA
- a CDS encoding NADH-quinone oxidoreductase subunit J — MQIFAFYLFASIVLASGALCIFSRNPVHSVLWLILAFFNAAGLMLLVGAEFIAALLVIVYVGAVAVLFLFVVMMLDIDFAELRAGFMKNLPLGLLLALVLVVEIIFGVGTWQSAGMGEATAAVGLPEGAPSNIEQLGALLYSKYVFLFEAAGMILLVAMVGAIVLTLRTRGGVRKQNVADQVARRPEDATRNTQPEVGKGVEL; from the coding sequence ATGCAAATCTTCGCATTCTATCTGTTCGCATCCATCGTGCTTGCCAGTGGTGCCCTGTGCATTTTCTCGCGCAACCCGGTGCATAGCGTCTTGTGGCTGATCCTCGCCTTTTTCAACGCGGCGGGACTGATGCTGCTGGTCGGTGCGGAGTTTATCGCGGCGCTGCTGGTGATTGTCTATGTCGGCGCGGTCGCGGTTCTGTTCCTGTTTGTGGTGATGATGCTCGACATTGATTTTGCCGAACTGCGCGCCGGGTTCATGAAGAATCTGCCGCTCGGCCTGTTGCTGGCGCTGGTGTTGGTGGTCGAGATCATCTTTGGCGTCGGTACCTGGCAGTCTGCCGGTATGGGTGAGGCCACCGCGGCGGTCGGCCTGCCGGAAGGCGCGCCGTCGAATATCGAGCAGCTGGGCGCTTTGCTCTACAGCAAATATGTCTTCCTGTTCGAGGCTGCGGGCATGATCCTGCTGGTAGCAATGGTCGGTGCAATTGTGCTGACCCTGCGGACTCGTGGTGGCGTACGCAAGCAGAATGTCGCCGATCAGGTCGCCCGGCGTCCCGAAGACGCGACCCGCAACACACAGCCCGAAGTCGGCAAGGGAGTGGAATTGTGA
- the nuoF gene encoding NADH-quinone oxidoreductase subunit NuoF: MAFDFLQDKDRIFTNVYGFQHWGLKEAQHRGDWDNTADIIKRGNDKIIEEMKASGLRGRGGAGFPTGLKWSFMPKEAPKDSQGNPRPSFLVINADESEPGSCKDREILRNDPHKLIEGALIAGFAMRARAAYIYIRGEYIMEAKVMEAAVKEAYDAGLIGKNAAKSGYDFDVFVHRGAGAYICGEETAMIESLEGKKGQPRLKPPFPAGAGLYGCPTTVNNVESIAVVPTILRRGASWFASFGREGNHGTKLFQVSGHVDKPAVFEEAMSIPFRDMIEKHCGGITGGWDNLLAVIPGGSSVPLVPAEQIMDAPMDFDGLKDLGSGLGTAAVIVMDKSTDIVRAISRLSYFYKHESCGQCTPCREGTGWMWRVMEKMRDGDADIADIDTLYEVTKQVEGHTICALGDAAAWPIQGLIRHFRPEMERRIHEHKGTDVLEAAE; the protein is encoded by the coding sequence ATGGCGTTTGATTTCCTTCAGGACAAGGACCGTATCTTCACCAATGTCTACGGCTTCCAGCACTGGGGGCTGAAAGAGGCGCAGCATCGCGGTGACTGGGACAATACCGCCGACATCATCAAGCGCGGCAATGACAAGATCATCGAGGAAATGAAGGCCAGCGGCCTGCGCGGTCGCGGCGGGGCGGGTTTTCCGACCGGTCTGAAATGGTCGTTCATGCCCAAGGAAGCGCCGAAGGACAGCCAGGGCAATCCGCGGCCAAGCTTTCTGGTGATCAACGCCGATGAATCCGAGCCGGGCAGCTGCAAGGACCGCGAAATTCTGCGCAACGATCCGCACAAGCTGATCGAGGGCGCGCTGATCGCCGGTTTCGCGATGCGCGCGCGCGCCGCCTATATCTACATTCGCGGCGAATATATTATGGAAGCCAAGGTCATGGAGGCGGCCGTCAAGGAAGCCTATGACGCGGGGCTCATTGGCAAGAACGCCGCCAAGTCCGGCTATGATTTCGACGTCTTCGTCCACCGCGGCGCCGGCGCCTATATCTGCGGCGAAGAAACCGCGATGATCGAAAGCCTCGAGGGCAAGAAGGGCCAGCCACGGTTGAAACCGCCATTTCCGGCCGGTGCCGGTCTCTACGGCTGCCCGACCACGGTCAACAATGTTGAATCGATCGCGGTCGTTCCGACGATCCTGCGGCGCGGCGCCAGCTGGTTCGCCAGCTTTGGTCGCGAAGGCAATCACGGCACGAAACTGTTCCAGGTCTCCGGCCATGTCGACAAGCCGGCGGTGTTTGAAGAAGCGATGTCGATCCCGTTCCGGGACATGATCGAGAAACATTGCGGCGGCATCACCGGCGGCTGGGACAATCTGCTGGCGGTCATTCCGGGCGGGTCTTCGGTTCCGCTGGTGCCGGCCGAGCAGATCATGGACGCGCCGATGGACTTTGACGGGCTCAAGGACCTCGGCTCCGGTCTTGGCACGGCTGCGGTCATCGTCATGGACAAGTCGACCGACATCGTCCGCGCGATTTCCCGGCTCAGCTATTTCTACAAGCATGAAAGCTGCGGCCAGTGCACGCCGTGCCGCGAAGGCACCGGCTGGATGTGGCGGGTGATGGAAAAAATGCGCGATGGCGACGCGGATATCGCCGATATCGATACGCTATACGAAGTCACCAAGCAGGTCGAAGGCCACACCATCTGTGCGCTCGGCGACGCGGCGGCCTGGCCGATCCAGGGGCTGATCAGACACTTCCGTCCCGAGATGGAGCGGCGGATACACGAACATAAAGGCACGGACGTGCTGGAGGCAGCGGAATGA
- the nuoH gene encoding NADH-quinone oxidoreductase subunit NuoH, which produces MTEFLQSTFLGAELGWFVATLALILLIALPLMLAVAMIIYVDRKIWAAMALRRGPNVVGPFGLLQSFADGLKVFLQETIIPSSANKGLFLLAPIITFTVALLAWAVIPFGEDMVLANINIGLLYILAISSLGVYGVVIAGWASNSKYPFFSAMRAAAQMISYEVSIGFILISVVLFAGTFNLSDIVRSQEGHIFGMINAYGFNPLLFPMAVVFLIASMAETARHPFDLTEAESELVAGYQTEYSSMSFALFWLGEYANILLMCALNAILFWGGWLPPLDVDWIPWFDIPGIFWLFGKMFFFFFIFSWVMATVPRYRYDQLMRLGWKIFLPLSLLWVFLVSGYVMIDKFGLPL; this is translated from the coding sequence ATGACCGAATTTCTTCAATCCACTTTCCTCGGTGCCGAACTCGGCTGGTTTGTTGCAACGCTCGCGCTGATCCTGCTGATCGCATTGCCGCTGATGCTGGCCGTCGCGATGATCATTTACGTCGACCGGAAAATCTGGGCGGCGATGGCGTTGCGGCGCGGGCCCAATGTTGTGGGCCCTTTCGGCTTGCTGCAATCGTTCGCCGACGGTCTGAAAGTCTTTCTGCAGGAAACGATCATCCCGTCGAGCGCCAACAAGGGCCTGTTCCTGCTGGCGCCGATCATCACCTTCACCGTGGCCCTGCTCGCCTGGGCGGTGATCCCGTTCGGCGAGGATATGGTGCTCGCCAATATCAATATCGGCCTGCTCTACATTCTCGCGATCAGCTCGCTCGGTGTCTACGGTGTGGTGATTGCCGGTTGGGCGAGTAACTCGAAATATCCGTTCTTTTCCGCGATGCGTGCGGCTGCACAGATGATCAGCTATGAAGTCTCGATCGGCTTCATCCTGATTTCGGTGGTGCTGTTTGCCGGAACCTTCAACCTGTCTGACATTGTCCGTTCGCAGGAAGGTCATATCTTCGGGATGATCAATGCTTATGGCTTCAACCCGCTGCTCTTCCCGATGGCGGTGGTGTTCCTGATCGCCTCGATGGCCGAAACGGCGCGCCATCCGTTCGACCTGACCGAAGCGGAAAGCGAGCTGGTGGCCGGTTACCAGACCGAATATAGCTCGATGAGCTTCGCGCTGTTCTGGCTCGGCGAATATGCCAATATCCTGCTGATGTGCGCGCTCAACGCGATCCTCTTCTGGGGTGGCTGGCTGCCGCCGCTGGATGTCGACTGGATTCCGTGGTTCGATATTCCGGGCATCTTCTGGCTGTTCGGCAAGATGTTTTTCTTCTTCTTCATCTTCAGCTGGGTGATGGCGACTGTGCCGCGCTACCGCTATGACCAGCTGATGCGTCTGGGCTGGAAGATATTCCTGCCGCTTAGCCTGCTCTGGGTGTTCCTGGTCAGCGGCTATGTGATGATTGACAAGTTTGGATTGCCGCTATGA
- the nuoL gene encoding NADH-quinone oxidoreductase subunit L codes for MVNSITLIVFLPLLAAIVAGFGNRIIGNVPAKIVTTGALFASCALSWPIFLGFLGGSSSAEVVPVLTWLISGDLQFDWALRVDTLTAVMLVVVTTVSALVHLYSWGYMDEDPDQPRFFAYLSLFTFAMLMLVTADNLVQMFFGWEGVGLASYLLIGFWFKKPSANAAAIKAFVVNRVGDLGFMLGIFGTFLVFGTVSIPEILEAAPGMAGSTITFAGMRLDTMTILCLLLFIGAMGKSAQLGLHTWLPDAMEGPTPVSALIHAATMVTAGVFMVCRLSPMFETSDVALTVVTIVGACTAIFAATVGLVQHDIKRVIAYSTCSQLGYMFFAAGVGAYNVAMFHLFTHAFFKALLFLGAGSVIHAMHHEQDMRYYGGLRKEIPLTFWAMMAGTLAITGVGIYWLHAGFAGFHSKDAIIEAAFASGTEVGQFAFFIGVLAALLTSFYSWRLMFLTFWGKPRWIQSEHIQHSVHKTPEEAGADQTGGYHPHESPLSMLIPLGVLSVGAVFAGFVFSHAFIDDGGFWNGSIAYDAGLMHAMHEVPLWVKLSATVAMLTGLATAYFMYFRGTDRPARLAATFSPLYNFFFNKWYFDELYNLIFIRPAFWLGRKFWKTGDEGTIDRFGPNGIAAVIASGSGVMKRFQSGYLYSYALVMLLGLAAAATWVIMRGAS; via the coding sequence ATCGTGAACAGCATCACTCTCATAGTTTTCCTGCCCCTGCTGGCAGCGATCGTCGCCGGTTTCGGCAATCGTATCATCGGCAATGTGCCGGCCAAGATCGTCACCACTGGCGCGCTGTTTGCATCCTGTGCGTTGAGCTGGCCGATCTTTCTCGGTTTTCTGGGCGGATCCAGCAGCGCCGAAGTCGTGCCGGTCCTGACCTGGCTGATCTCCGGCGATCTGCAATTTGACTGGGCGCTGCGCGTTGATACACTGACCGCGGTGATGCTGGTGGTTGTGACCACGGTCTCCGCGCTCGTGCACCTCTATAGCTGGGGCTATATGGACGAAGACCCGGACCAGCCGCGCTTCTTCGCCTATCTGTCCCTGTTCACCTTCGCCATGCTGATGCTGGTGACCGCCGACAATCTGGTCCAGATGTTCTTTGGCTGGGAAGGCGTCGGTCTGGCCTCCTATCTGCTGATCGGCTTCTGGTTCAAGAAACCGAGCGCCAATGCGGCTGCGATCAAGGCCTTTGTTGTCAACCGCGTCGGCGACCTTGGCTTCATGCTGGGTATCTTCGGCACATTTCTGGTGTTTGGCACCGTATCCATTCCGGAAATCCTGGAAGCGGCACCGGGCATGGCTGGATCGACGATCACGTTCGCCGGCATGCGTCTCGATACGATGACCATCCTTTGCCTGCTATTGTTCATCGGCGCGATGGGCAAATCCGCACAGCTTGGTCTGCACACCTGGCTGCCGGACGCGATGGAAGGCCCGACCCCCGTGTCGGCGCTGATCCACGCCGCCACGATGGTGACCGCAGGCGTGTTCATGGTCTGCCGTCTGTCACCGATGTTCGAAACCAGCGATGTCGCCCTTACCGTCGTGACGATTGTCGGCGCCTGTACCGCGATATTCGCCGCAACTGTCGGTCTTGTGCAGCATGATATCAAGCGGGTGATCGCCTATTCGACCTGTTCACAGCTCGGTTACATGTTCTTCGCCGCCGGTGTTGGCGCCTATAATGTGGCGATGTTCCACCTGTTCACCCACGCCTTTTTCAAGGCCTTGCTGTTCCTTGGCGCCGGTTCGGTGATCCACGCGATGCACCACGAGCAGGACATGCGCTATTATGGCGGTCTGCGAAAAGAAATCCCGCTGACCTTCTGGGCGATGATGGCCGGTACGCTGGCGATCACCGGTGTCGGCATCTACTGGCTGCACGCAGGCTTTGCCGGCTTCCATTCCAAGGATGCGATTATCGAGGCGGCCTTTGCCTCCGGTACCGAAGTCGGGCAGTTCGCCTTCTTCATCGGTGTGCTCGCGGCCCTGCTGACCAGCTTCTACAGCTGGCGCCTGATGTTCCTGACCTTCTGGGGCAAGCCGCGCTGGATCCAGTCCGAGCATATCCAGCACAGCGTTCACAAGACGCCGGAAGAAGCCGGTGCAGACCAGACCGGTGGCTATCACCCGCATGAAAGTCCGTTATCTATGCTGATTCCGCTCGGCGTTCTGTCCGTCGGTGCTGTCTTTGCCGGCTTTGTGTTCAGCCATGCCTTCATCGACGATGGCGGATTCTGGAACGGATCCATTGCCTATGACGCCGGCCTGATGCACGCGATGCACGAAGTGCCGCTATGGGTGAAATTGTCCGCGACCGTGGCCATGCTGACCGGTCTTGCGACGGCCTATTTCATGTATTTCCGTGGCACAGACCGTCCGGCTCGACTGGCCGCGACCTTCAGCCCGCTCTATAATTTCTTCTTCAACAAATGGTATTTTGACGAGTTGTACAATCTGATCTTCATCCGTCCCGCATTCTGGCTGGGCCGGAAATTCTGGAAGACCGGTGACGAAGGCACGATCGACCGCTTTGGCCCCAATGGCATCGCTGCGGTGATCGCCAGCGGCTCCGGCGTGATGAAACGCTTCCAGAGCGGCTATCTGTATAGCTATGCGCTGGTCATGCTGCTGGGTCTGGCAGCCGCAGCGACATGGGTCATCATGCGGGGAGCCAGCTAA
- a CDS encoding complex I 24 kDa subunit family protein: MAEAPTIPDEIETRAKWGDFAFTPENEKLAKWQIAKYPAGRQKSAVMALLDLAQRQVGAETKTQGWLPVPVIEYVAAYLDMPYMRAYEVATFYTMYNLAPVGQFHVQVCGTTPCMLRGSDDVMAACKNKGLNKGKTTPDGLFTLTEVECMGNCSNAPMVQINDDNYEDLDYDIMTRILEDLAAGKEIKVGSQIGRKTSEAEGGPTNLQAMVEENHDYRGEW; this comes from the coding sequence ATGGCTGAAGCACCAACCATTCCCGATGAAATCGAAACGCGCGCCAAATGGGGCGATTTTGCGTTTACGCCGGAAAACGAGAAGCTGGCCAAGTGGCAGATCGCGAAATATCCGGCTGGCCGCCAGAAATCGGCGGTTATGGCGCTGCTCGACCTCGCCCAGCGGCAGGTTGGCGCGGAGACGAAAACGCAAGGCTGGCTGCCGGTTCCGGTGATCGAATATGTCGCCGCCTATCTCGATATGCCCTATATGCGGGCCTATGAGGTCGCGACTTTCTACACCATGTATAATCTCGCGCCGGTCGGGCAGTTCCATGTCCAGGTCTGCGGCACCACGCCGTGCATGTTGCGCGGCAGTGACGATGTGATGGCGGCTTGCAAGAACAAGGGGCTCAACAAGGGCAAGACCACGCCCGACGGGCTGTTCACGCTGACCGAGGTCGAGTGCATGGGCAATTGCTCCAACGCGCCGATGGTCCAGATCAACGACGATAATTACGAAGATCTCGATTATGACATCATGACCCGGATCCTCGAGGATCTGGCCGCGGGCAAGGAGATCAAGGTCGGTTCGCAGATCGGGCGCAAGACCAGCGAGGCCGAAGGCGGTCCGACGAACCTGCAGGCGATGGTCGAGGAAAATCACGATTACCGGGGGGAATGGTGA
- a CDS encoding NADH-quinone oxidoreductase subunit D encodes MSDYLDEMDHIADEADPTVGDLEIQNFTINFGPQHPAAHGVLRMVMELDGEVVERVDPHVGLLHRGTEKLIEHKTYLQALPYFDRLDYCSPLAMEHSYVLAIEKLLDLEVPLRGQYLRVLFAELTRICNHMLNIGAHVMDVGAMTPNIWVFEIREQCLEFFERASGARMHSAWFRPGGVHQDVPLKLLTDIADWLDEFPKLFDDAMSLVVGNRIFKQRNVDIATVSQDDAIRWGFSGPVLRGSGVAWDLRKSQPYDVYDRMDFEVPVGTRGDCYDRFMVRVEEVRQSARIMRQCLNEMPDGPVASTDRKIVPPKRAEMKQSMEALIHHFKLYTEGFHVPAGEVYVATESPKGEFGVYLVSDGTNKPYRCKIRPTAFSHLQAMDFMTKGHMLPDATAILGAIDVVFGECDR; translated from the coding sequence ATGTCTGACTATCTCGACGAAATGGATCATATCGCAGACGAGGCCGATCCGACGGTTGGCGATCTGGAAATCCAGAATTTCACGATCAACTTCGGTCCCCAGCATCCTGCGGCGCATGGCGTGTTGCGGATGGTGATGGAGCTCGATGGCGAAGTGGTCGAGCGTGTCGATCCGCATGTCGGCCTGCTGCACCGCGGCACCGAGAAGCTGATCGAGCACAAGACCTATTTGCAGGCTTTGCCCTATTTTGACCGGCTCGACTATTGTTCGCCGCTGGCGATGGAACACAGCTATGTGCTGGCGATCGAGAAATTGCTCGATCTGGAAGTGCCGCTGCGCGGCCAATATCTGCGCGTGCTGTTCGCCGAGCTGACCCGTATCTGCAATCACATGCTCAACATCGGCGCCCATGTCATGGATGTCGGCGCGATGACCCCGAATATCTGGGTGTTCGAAATTCGCGAGCAATGCCTGGAATTTTTCGAACGGGCCAGCGGTGCGCGGATGCACAGCGCCTGGTTCCGGCCCGGTGGCGTCCATCAGGATGTGCCGCTCAAGCTGCTCACCGATATCGCCGACTGGCTGGATGAATTTCCGAAGCTGTTCGACGATGCGATGAGCCTGGTTGTCGGCAACCGTATTTTCAAGCAACGCAATGTCGATATCGCCACCGTGTCGCAGGATGATGCGATCCGCTGGGGCTTTTCCGGTCCGGTGCTGCGCGGCAGCGGTGTCGCCTGGGACCTGCGCAAGTCGCAGCCTTATGATGTCTACGACCGCATGGACTTTGAAGTGCCGGTCGGGACCAGGGGCGACTGCTATGACCGGTTCATGGTCCGGGTCGAGGAAGTCCGGCAGAGTGCGCGGATCATGCGCCAGTGCCTGAATGAAATGCCCGATGGCCCTGTTGCCTCTACCGACAGAAAGATCGTCCCGCCCAAGCGTGCCGAGATGAAGCAGTCGATGGAAGCCTTGATCCATCATTTCAAACTCTACACCGAGGGCTTCCACGTCCCCGCCGGCGAAGTCTATGTCGCGACCGAAAGCCCGAAGGGCGAATTCGGCGTCTATCTGGTCAGCGACGGCACCAACAAGCCCTATCGCTGCAAGATCCGCCCGACCGCGTTTTCGCATTTGCAGGCGATGGATTTCATGACCAAGGGCCATATGCTGCCCGACGCCACCGCTATTTTGGGCGCGATTGATGTCGTATTTGGAGAATGTGACCGATAA
- a CDS encoding NADH-quinone oxidoreductase subunit C: MAHSAPAISSNDGVAAKLGKAIGAALIETVEAYGEISFTVERKKLATVLEKLRDKHEYQQLMEIAGVDYPDRAERFEVCYHLLSLTKNHRIRVKVTTDEDNAVPSVTHIWEVAGWLEREVFDMYGVLFDGNTDLRRILTDYGFQGHPFRKDFPLTGYVEMRYSEEAKRVVYEPVKLAQDFRSFDFMSPWEGADYILPGDEKVGGETPPPTPKTTDDKKETGAGEKADKEAAKPSKRKKAAAKKPAPKRTKSGTQKKGEGK; this comes from the coding sequence ATGGCTCATTCTGCTCCAGCAATATCCAGCAATGACGGCGTTGCGGCGAAGCTTGGCAAGGCAATTGGCGCGGCCCTGATCGAGACGGTCGAGGCCTATGGCGAAATCAGCTTCACCGTCGAGCGCAAGAAGCTTGCGACGGTATTGGAGAAGCTGCGCGACAAGCATGAATATCAGCAGCTGATGGAAATCGCCGGTGTCGACTATCCGGATCGAGCCGAGCGGTTCGAGGTCTGCTATCATCTGCTCAGCCTGACCAAGAACCACCGCATCCGCGTCAAGGTTACCACCGACGAGGACAATGCGGTGCCCAGCGTCACCCATATCTGGGAAGTCGCCGGCTGGCTCGAGCGCGAAGTGTTCGACATGTATGGCGTCTTGTTCGACGGCAATACCGACCTGCGACGGATCCTGACCGACTATGGTTTCCAGGGTCACCCGTTCCGCAAGGATTTCCCGCTGACCGGCTATGTCGAGATGCGCTATTCCGAGGAAGCCAAGCGGGTGGTCTACGAGCCGGTGAAACTGGCCCAGGATTTCCGCAGCTTTGATTTCATGTCGCCTTGGGAAGGTGCGGATTATATCCTGCCCGGTGACGAGAAAGTGGGCGGCGAAACGCCGCCACCGACGCCGAAGACCACCGACGACAAGAAAGAGACCGGTGCGGGCGAAAAGGCCGACAAGGAAGCGGCCAAGCCGTCGAAGCGTAAGAAGGCTGCGGCGAAGAAGCCTGCTCCGAAGCGGACAAAGTCCGGGACGCAGAAGAAGGGGGAGGGCAAGTGA
- the nuoG gene encoding NADH-quinone oxidoreductase subunit NuoG — protein MPKVTVDGVELEVPQGATVLQAAELAGKEIPRFCYHERLSIAGNCRMCLVEVKPGPPKPQASCALPAAEGQEIRTDSEMVKKAREGVMEFLLINHPLDCPICDQGGECDLQDQAMAYGKGGSRYEENKRAVTEKYMGPIVKTAMTRCIHCTRCVRFSEEVAGVEEIGAIGRGEGMEITSYLEGAVHSELSGNVVDLCPVGALTSKPYAFEARPWELTKTLGIDVMDGVGTNIRIDSRGREVLRALPRVNDDVNEEWATDKTRHAIDGLMKRRLDKPYVRRNGKLEAASWNEAFQAIADVKAGSSVAAIAGDLVDCETMYAAKKLLKSMRSDMLEGRQTGLSYDVSNLAAVNFNSTIAGIEEADVILLVSTNPRWEASLVNTRIRKAVRHGGAKVFGIGPETDQTYPVEWLGDDMGLLAKLPKAAADALKGAEKPAIILGGGALSVEGAHGAALKLASKYKLIRDGWNGFNVLHIGASRTGGLMLGYAFDGGIKAIAAKKPKLVFALGADETDFSPFDKSFKVYIGHHGDAGAHAADVILPGAAYTEKNGTYVNLEGRVQRSNKAIFAPGDAREDWSILRALSDVMGKTLPFDSFEELRAKMAKDHPQLAEEGLVAFDWAPPTGLPDKPKGQGVHPIKDFYLTNSIARASATMQRCSAELLHADDELMEAAE, from the coding sequence ATGCCTAAAGTCACCGTAGATGGCGTCGAACTGGAAGTGCCGCAGGGCGCGACCGTGCTGCAGGCGGCCGAGCTTGCCGGCAAGGAAATCCCGCGTTTCTGCTACCACGAACGGCTGAGCATCGCCGGCAACTGTCGCATGTGTCTGGTCGAAGTGAAGCCGGGGCCACCGAAGCCGCAGGCGAGCTGCGCGCTGCCCGCAGCCGAGGGCCAGGAAATCCGCACAGACAGCGAAATGGTCAAGAAGGCGCGCGAAGGTGTGATGGAATTTCTCCTGATCAACCATCCGCTCGACTGCCCGATTTGCGACCAGGGCGGCGAATGCGATCTGCAGGACCAGGCCATGGCCTATGGCAAGGGCGGCTCGCGCTACGAAGAGAACAAGCGCGCGGTCACCGAGAAATATATGGGGCCGATCGTCAAGACCGCGATGACCCGCTGCATCCACTGCACCCGCTGCGTGCGATTCAGCGAAGAAGTCGCCGGCGTCGAGGAAATTGGCGCGATTGGTCGCGGCGAGGGTATGGAGATTACCTCCTATCTCGAAGGCGCTGTGCACAGTGAGCTGAGCGGCAATGTCGTTGACCTCTGCCCGGTCGGTGCCTTGACCAGCAAGCCTTATGCCTTTGAAGCGCGTCCCTGGGAATTGACCAAGACGCTCGGCATCGACGTGATGGACGGGGTCGGCACCAATATCCGCATCGATTCACGCGGCCGCGAAGTGTTGCGCGCGCTGCCGCGCGTCAATGATGACGTGAACGAGGAATGGGCGACCGACAAGACCCGCCACGCGATTGACGGCCTGATGAAGCGCCGTCTCGACAAGCCTTATGTGCGCCGGAACGGCAAGCTGGAAGCGGCGAGCTGGAACGAGGCGTTCCAGGCGATTGCCGATGTGAAGGCGGGCAGTTCGGTGGCCGCGATTGCCGGTGATCTGGTCGATTGCGAGACCATGTATGCGGCGAAAAAGCTGCTCAAGTCGATGCGCTCGGACATGCTGGAAGGCCGCCAGACCGGTCTTTCCTATGATGTCAGCAATCTGGCCGCGGTGAATTTCAATTCGACCATCGCCGGTATTGAGGAAGCGGACGTGATCCTGCTGGTCTCGACCAACCCGCGCTGGGAAGCGTCGCTGGTCAATACCCGCATCCGCAAGGCTGTGCGGCACGGCGGCGCGAAAGTCTTTGGCATCGGCCCGGAAACGGACCAGACTTATCCGGTCGAATGGCTGGGCGATGACATGGGGCTGCTGGCGAAGCTGCCCAAGGCAGCGGCCGATGCGCTGAAGGGGGCGGAGAAGCCTGCGATCATTCTGGGCGGCGGCGCATTGAGCGTCGAAGGCGCGCATGGCGCTGCGCTCAAGCTGGCGAGCAAGTACAAGCTGATCCGTGATGGCTGGAACGGTTTCAACGTCCTGCATATCGGGGCCTCGCGCACCGGCGGGCTGATGCTCGGCTATGCTTTTGACGGCGGGATCAAGGCGATCGCCGCGAAAAAACCGAAGCTGGTCTTCGCGCTGGGCGCGGATGAAACCGACTTTTCGCCGTTCGACAAGAGTTTCAAGGTCTATATCGGCCATCATGGTGATGCCGGTGCCCATGCGGCGGATGTGATCCTGCCGGGTGCCGCCTATACCGAGAAAAACGGCACCTATGTCAATCTGGAAGGCCGGGTCCAGCGTTCGAACAAGGCGATTTTTGCGCCGGGCGACGCGCGCGAGGACTGGAGCATCCTGCGGGCGCTGTCTGACGTCATGGGCAAGACCCTGCCGTTCGACAGTTTCGAGGAATTGCGCGCCAAGATGGCGAAGGATCATCCGCAGCTCGCTGAGGAAGGTCTGGTCGCGTTCGACTGGGCGCCGCCAACCGGATTGCCGGACAAGCCCAAGGGGCAGGGCGTGCACCCGATCAAGGATTTCTACCTGACCAACAGCATCGCCCGCGCCAGCGCGACCATGCAGCGCTGTTCCGCGGAATTGCTGCACGCCGATGATGAATTGATGGAGGCGGCGGAATGA